A single Capra hircus breed San Clemente chromosome 13, ASM170441v1, whole genome shotgun sequence DNA region contains:
- the LAMP5 gene encoding lysosome-associated membrane glycoprotein 5 isoform X2: MDLRRRALLGVDGLRVLLMLFHTVTRIMAEQEVENLSGLSTNPEKDIFVVRENGTTCLMAEFAAKFIVPYDVWASNYVDLITEQADISLTRGAEVKGHCGHDESELQVFWVDRAYALKMLFLKESHNTSQGPEATWKLSKVQFVYDSSEKTHFKDAVSAGKSYECQAQQTISLASSDPQKTVTMVLSAVHIQPFDIISDFVFSEEHKCPVDEREQLEETLPLILGLILGLVIVVTLVIYHIHHKMTANQVQIPRDRSQYKHMG; this comes from the exons ATGGATCTCCGCAGAAGAGCCCTTCTCGGCGTGGATGGACTTCGAGTTCTCCTGATGCTGTTCC ATACAGTGACTCGAATCATGGCAGAACAAGAAGTGGAAAATCTCTCAGGCCTTTCCACTAACCCTGAAAAAGATATATTTGTGGTGCGGGAAAATGGGACGACGTGTCTCATGGCAGAGTTTGCAGCCAAATTTATTGTCCCTTATGATGTGTGGGCCAGCAATTACGTGGAT CTGATCACGGAGCAAGCAGATATCTCATTGACCCGGGGAGCCGAGGTGAAGGGCCACTGTGGCCACGACGAGTCGGAGCTGCAGGTGTTCTGGGTGGATCGCGCGTACGCACTCAAAATGCTGTTTCTAAAG GAAAGTCACAACACGTCCCAGGGACCCGAGGCAACGTGGAAGCTGAGCAAAGTCCAGTTTGTCTACGACTCCTCAGAGAAGACCCACTTTAAAGACGCAGTCAGTG CCGGGAAGTCCTATGAATGTCAAGCTCAGCAGACCATCTCACTAGCCTCCAGCGACCCACAGAAGACAGTCACCATGGTCCTGTCCGCGGTCCACATCCAGCCCTTTGACATCATCTCTGACTTTGTCTTCAGTGAAG AGCATAAATGCCCAGTGGATGAGCGGGAGCAGCTGGAGGAGACCTTGCCGCTGATTTTGGGGCTCATCCTGGGCCTCGTCATTGTGGTCACGCTGGTCATTTACCACATCCATCACAAGATGACTGCCAACCAGGTCCAGATCCCTAGGGACCGGTCCCAATATAAGCACATGGGCTAG
- the LAMP5 gene encoding lysosome-associated membrane glycoprotein 5 isoform X1: protein MDLRRRALLGVDGLRVLLMLFHTVTRIMAEQEVENLSGLSTNPEKDIFVVRENGTTCLMAEFAAKFIVPYDVWASNYVDLITEQADISLTRGAEVKGHCGHDESELQVFWVDRAYALKMLFLKESHNTSQGPEATWKLSKVQFVYDSSEKTHFKDAVSAGKHTANSHHLSALVTPAGKSYECQAQQTISLASSDPQKTVTMVLSAVHIQPFDIISDFVFSEEHKCPVDEREQLEETLPLILGLILGLVIVVTLVIYHIHHKMTANQVQIPRDRSQYKHMG, encoded by the exons ATGGATCTCCGCAGAAGAGCCCTTCTCGGCGTGGATGGACTTCGAGTTCTCCTGATGCTGTTCC ATACAGTGACTCGAATCATGGCAGAACAAGAAGTGGAAAATCTCTCAGGCCTTTCCACTAACCCTGAAAAAGATATATTTGTGGTGCGGGAAAATGGGACGACGTGTCTCATGGCAGAGTTTGCAGCCAAATTTATTGTCCCTTATGATGTGTGGGCCAGCAATTACGTGGAT CTGATCACGGAGCAAGCAGATATCTCATTGACCCGGGGAGCCGAGGTGAAGGGCCACTGTGGCCACGACGAGTCGGAGCTGCAGGTGTTCTGGGTGGATCGCGCGTACGCACTCAAAATGCTGTTTCTAAAG GAAAGTCACAACACGTCCCAGGGACCCGAGGCAACGTGGAAGCTGAGCAAAGTCCAGTTTGTCTACGACTCCTCAGAGAAGACCCACTTTAAAGACGCAGTCAGTG CTGGGAAGCACACAGCCAACTCGCATCACCTCTCTGCCTTGGTCACCCCAGCCGGGAAGTCCTATGAATGTCAAGCTCAGCAGACCATCTCACTAGCCTCCAGCGACCCACAGAAGACAGTCACCATGGTCCTGTCCGCGGTCCACATCCAGCCCTTTGACATCATCTCTGACTTTGTCTTCAGTGAAG AGCATAAATGCCCAGTGGATGAGCGGGAGCAGCTGGAGGAGACCTTGCCGCTGATTTTGGGGCTCATCCTGGGCCTCGTCATTGTGGTCACGCTGGTCATTTACCACATCCATCACAAGATGACTGCCAACCAGGTCCAGATCCCTAGGGACCGGTCCCAATATAAGCACATGGGCTAG